A section of the Pseudanabaena mucicola str. Chao 1806 genome encodes:
- a CDS encoding BrnA antitoxin family protein: MNREDLNSTSRTNWAALKAMSDEDIDYSDIPPLTDEFFERATLRIPVEQAQNLVQLDPDVKQWFQNQGDQYKTLINSVLRQYIENNKPQQST, encoded by the coding sequence ATGAACAGAGAAGATTTGAACAGTACCTCTCGTACTAACTGGGCAGCATTGAAGGCAATGTCAGATGAGGATATTGACTATTCAGATATTCCGCCTCTAACAGATGAATTTTTTGAACGTGCAACTTTACGAATTCCCGTGGAGCAAGCTCAAAACTTAGTTCAACTAGATCCCGATGTAAAACAATGGTTTCAGAATCAAGGAGATCAATATAAAACTCTGATTAATAGTGTGTTACGCCAATATATAGAAAACAATAAACCTCAACAGTCTACATAA
- a CDS encoding GmrSD restriction endonuclease domain-containing protein, translating to MSTFDSTKTRLATLLGDIVTGKIQLPDFQRGWVWDDEHIRSLLVSIARSFPVGAIMLLESGGDAKFKVRPVEGVDPTKATPNKLEKLILDGQQRLTSLTQVLMFKEPVETRDSKKKLLKRYYYIDIELALSGKENYESAIISLDPDRILRENFGRDIKLDLSTPEQEYRNFFFPCNQILNSDAWEEGLNNYDPSKFGLYMKFRGQVLNEFRSYDLPIIELNRANSKEAVCLVFEKVNTGGEPLTVFELMTATYAADNINLRDEWFGNQQEIVEGIQPHLRKQSLLREIQPTEFLQGLTLLNSFYKRKEDINSGKTGKQVTGVTAKREAVLSLPLSAYQKWKQPLIDGYWKAAKFLRQESFFSTNDLPYRTQLVPLAAVMALLGDRWLEHKVYEKIARWFWCGILGELYGGAVETRMALDIQELMDWIEGIEKEPSTIRDANFQPMRLETLRSRNSAAYKGINVLLQREGAKDFFWKIAIKDLDENDWEERKLDIHHIFPKSWCDRQGIPASRYNSIINKTPISFKANRTIGGKAPSDYLSHIQNHPSVQLNEEDMNAILMTHYIDPITLRQDDFEGFMLSRQRMILNKIESAIGKPVLISDDLGSSKFEDDEE from the coding sequence ATGTCTACATTTGACTCAACAAAAACAAGACTCGCTACATTACTGGGAGATATCGTAACGGGCAAAATTCAATTGCCTGATTTTCAGAGGGGATGGGTTTGGGATGATGAACATATCAGATCTCTTTTAGTAAGCATTGCTCGTTCCTTCCCCGTGGGTGCAATTATGCTTTTAGAGTCCGGAGGAGATGCCAAATTTAAAGTTAGACCAGTTGAAGGTGTCGATCCAACAAAAGCAACACCTAACAAGTTAGAAAAGCTTATTCTTGACGGACAACAGAGACTTACATCCTTAACGCAAGTTCTCATGTTCAAGGAACCAGTCGAGACTCGTGATTCCAAGAAAAAATTACTTAAACGTTACTATTACATTGATATTGAGTTAGCACTTTCAGGGAAAGAAAATTACGAAAGTGCAATTATTAGCCTCGATCCAGATCGCATTCTGCGAGAAAACTTTGGACGAGATATTAAACTAGATCTCAGCACACCTGAACAAGAATACAGGAATTTCTTTTTCCCATGTAACCAGATTCTTAATTCCGACGCTTGGGAAGAGGGATTAAACAACTATGATCCAAGTAAGTTTGGGCTTTACATGAAATTTCGTGGTCAAGTACTCAACGAATTTCGTTCATATGATCTTCCCATCATTGAGCTTAACCGCGCTAATTCTAAAGAGGCTGTTTGTCTTGTTTTTGAGAAAGTTAATACGGGTGGAGAGCCTCTCACCGTTTTTGAGCTTATGACAGCTACTTATGCTGCTGATAACATCAACTTGAGAGATGAATGGTTTGGAAATCAGCAAGAAATTGTTGAAGGTATTCAACCACATCTAAGAAAGCAAAGTTTGCTTCGAGAGATCCAGCCTACCGAGTTTTTGCAAGGTCTAACCCTATTGAATTCTTTTTATAAACGGAAAGAAGATATCAATTCTGGGAAAACTGGAAAACAAGTGACGGGTGTAACAGCAAAACGTGAAGCTGTTTTGTCTTTACCCCTAAGTGCTTATCAAAAGTGGAAACAACCGCTTATAGATGGTTATTGGAAAGCAGCTAAATTTTTACGGCAAGAATCATTTTTCTCTACCAACGATTTGCCTTATCGCACTCAACTTGTACCATTAGCCGCAGTAATGGCACTACTAGGCGATCGCTGGCTCGAACATAAAGTCTACGAAAAAATAGCTCGTTGGTTTTGGTGCGGAATTCTCGGTGAGTTATATGGTGGTGCTGTAGAGACTCGTATGGCACTGGACATTCAAGAACTTATGGACTGGATTGAAGGCATCGAGAAAGAACCTTCAACTATTCGAGATGCCAACTTTCAACCTATGCGTTTAGAGACTTTACGTTCTCGTAATAGTGCTGCTTATAAAGGAATTAATGTTTTACTTCAACGCGAAGGAGCTAAAGACTTTTTCTGGAAAATTGCTATCAAAGATCTAGACGAAAATGATTGGGAAGAGCGCAAGCTTGATATTCATCACATATTTCCAAAAAGCTGGTGCGATAGACAAGGTATTCCTGCATCTCGCTATAACTCAATAATTAACAAAACTCCAATATCTTTTAAAGCCAACCGCACCATCGGGGGTAAAGCACCAAGCGATTATCTATCTCACATTCAGAATCACCCAAGTGTTCAACTTAATGAAGAAGATATGAACGCTATCCTCATGACACATTACATAGATCCGATCACCTTACGTCAAGATGATTTTGAGGGTTTCATGTTATCTCGCCAACGTATGATACTCAATAAAATTGAATCAGCCATAGGTAAACCAGTTTTAATTTCAGATGATTTAGGTTCGAGCAAATTTGAAGATGATGAAGAGTAA
- a CDS encoding BrnT family toxin, with the protein MQFEWDETKNLENIRKHEIDFADVPSMFDGEMLIELDDRFDYGEDRWFGIGFLGLGIAVVVWTERKNNIIRIISARRANRHEQRRFEQYLSY; encoded by the coding sequence ATGCAGTTTGAGTGGGATGAAACAAAAAATCTGGAAAACATTCGTAAACATGAGATTGACTTTGCAGATGTTCCCTCAATGTTTGATGGTGAAATGCTGATTGAGCTAGATGACCGCTTTGATTATGGTGAAGATCGCTGGTTTGGGATCGGTTTTCTCGGTCTTGGAATAGCGGTAGTAGTCTGGACAGAACGTAAAAACAACATCATCCGAATCATTTCTGCAAGAAGAGCCAACCGTCATGAACAGAGAAGATTTGAACAGTACCTCTCGTACTAA